A window of Ananas comosus cultivar F153 linkage group 4, ASM154086v1, whole genome shotgun sequence contains these coding sequences:
- the LOC109708479 gene encoding uncharacterized protein LOC109708479 → MDEGQGAAAPPHGVLLAAVVAAVAAGPFLLGDWEAVTEWIAELLSPAGLLLLPVTLILLIRFLSSDRAAALSDLLSFSGAGAAAPDSAPRVGGSPFGVALVLALILFLLYHRISLFGGGGDDGED, encoded by the coding sequence ATGGACGAGGGGCAGggagcggcggcgccgccgcacgGGGTGCTgttggcggcggtggtggcggcggtggcggcggggcCGTTCCTCCTCGGCGACTGGGAGGCAGTCACGGAGTGGATCGCGGAGCTGCTGAGCCCCGCGGGGCTGCTCCTCCTCCCCGTAACCCTAATCCTGCTCATCCGCTTCCTCTCCTCCGACCGCGCCGCCGCCCTCTCCgacctcctctccttctccggcgccggcgcggcGGCGCCCGACTCCGCCCCCCGCGTCGGCGGCTCCCCGTTCGGCGTCGCCCTCGTCCTCGccctcatcctcttcctcctctaccACCGCATCTCCctcttcggcggcggcggcgacgacggcgaggACTAG